A stretch of Aspergillus nidulans FGSC A4 chromosome VI DNA encodes these proteins:
- a CDS encoding protein cetL (transcript_id=CADANIAT00009403) yields MSRSIAITAVDGHTGFLIAELLLTDDTFKKKIGSVAGLSLNPDSESAQELSSLGAKIVPHKPGDLKTMVSSLQELKADVMCLIPPAHKKKYDITVELIEATKQAGIPNVCFLSSAGCDLAERDKQPNLRQFIDLEALFMASKGDASTSTGHSPVVIRPGFYAENLLIYSKQAQEQGKLPLPVGKNNKFAPIALGDVSQVVAHVLTGEGKHGFSDQHRGQLMVLTGPMLTTGDELATAASNALGQELKFEDISEKEALKVLQAQSDSDESELQYLLEYYSLVREGKTNYICTTAFHDVTGGHPQEPVDFFKVYAESLQPKHKSKRRKLSTGKK; encoded by the exons ATGTCTCGCTCCATCGCCATCACGGCCGTCGATGGCCATACCGGCTTTCTGATCGCCGAACTTCTCCTCACCGATGACACCTTTAAAAAGAAGATCGGGTCTGTTGCAGGCCTGAGTCTGAACCCTGACTCTGAATCGGCCCAGGAACTGTCGAGCCTCGGTGCCAAGATCGTCCCTCACAAGCCTGGCGACCTGAAGACGATGGTTTCTTCTCTCCAGGAGCTCAAGGCGGACGTGATGTGCCTGATCCCACCCGCGCACAAGAAGAAATATGACATCACAGTCGAGTTGATCGAGGCGACAAAGCAGGCGGGGATTCCTAATGTGTGTTTTTTGAGCTCTGCAGGGTGCGACCTTGCCGAGCGCGACAAGCAGCCGAACCTGCGCCAGTTCATCGACCTGGAAGCGCTCTTTATGGCCTCCAAGGGCGACGCCAGCACCTCGACGGGCCATTCGCCCGTTGTGATCCG GCCCGGGTTCTATGCAGAGAATCTGCTGATCTACTCCAAAcaggcccaggaacagggcaagcttcctcttccggTCGGCAAGAACAACAAGTTCGCCCCGATCGCTTTAGGT GACGTTTCGCAAGTTGTCGCCCATGTCTTGACCGGGGAAGGGAAGCACGGATTCAGCGACCAGCACAGAGGCCAATTGATGGTCTTGACGGGTCCCATGCTCACCACCGGCGATGAGCTGGCCACCGCGGCCAGTAATGCTCTCGGACAGGAGCTGAAGTTTGAGGATATTTCGGA GAAAGAAGCGCTGAAAGTCCTCCAGGCGCAGTCCGACAGTGACGAGTCGGAGCTCCAGTATCTCTTGGAATATTATTCCCTCGTGCGAGAGGGAAAGACCAATTACATCTGTACGACTGCGTTCCACGACGTGACTGGAGGACACCCACAAGAACCAGTCGACTTTTTCAAGGTTTACGCGGAATCGCTACAGCCAAAGCACAAGAGCAAGCGGCGCAAGTTGAGCACGGGCAAGAAATAG
- a CDS encoding protein llmJ (transcript_id=CADANIAT00009404): MTMADAAEIYPLGRDEAESRRLNEQHKLLIDFTEGLIDKSVPLEKITAVADVATGTGIWLWDARELLVDRAGESPRYFHGFDISPAQFPPAAEGIDFTVHDILKPFPVEHHNRYDLVNIRLLVGAITESDYEKVVQNLITILKPGGYLQWGDMDFYRTATDDPRAATACDLWLKYCTINNLSQCAPKAIQKAYQDAGLLNIVNRAFLPSKRGDLLERLQNWQMQFYKSVAHLILLKTGYVADQAAASQMAPELFRGLELFYAEGNTVDSRFNVVVGQKPT; encoded by the exons ATGACCATGGCTGACGCTGCAGAGATCTATCCGCTCGGCCGCGATGAGGCCGAATCTCGCCG ACTTAACGAACAGCACAAGCTTCTGATAGACTTTACTGAAGGGCTGATAGATAAATCTGTACCATTGGAGAAGATTACTGCGGTTGCCGATGTCGCTACTGGGACTGG GATATGGCTATGGGATGCCCGGGAGCTGCTCGTTGACCGTGCGGGAGAGTCCCCGCGGTACTTTCACGGCTTTGACATTTCCCCAGCCCAGTTCCCACCAGCCGCCGAGGGCATCGACTTTACCGTCCATGATATCTTGAAGCCGTTCCCGGTCGAGCACCACAATCGATACGACTTGGTGAATATCAGGCTACTGGTCGGTGCCATCACGGAATCGGACTATGAAAAGGTTGTGCAGAATCTGATCACCATTCTGA AGCCAGGGGGATACCTACAATGGGGCGACATGGACTTTTACCGAACGGCGACCGACGACCCAAGGGCTGCGACGGCGTGTGATTTGTGGCTGAAGTACTGTACGATCAACAACTTGAGCCAATGTGCTCCTAAAGCGATACAGAAGGCCTACCAGGATGCTGGGCTCTTAAACATTGTCAATCGGGCTTTCCTCCCTTCGAAGCGGGGGGATCTGCTAGAAAGGCTGCAGAATTGGCAAATGCAGTTCTACAAGAGCGTGGCACACTTGATACTGCTCAAAACCGGATATGTAGCCGATCAGGCGGCGGCAAGCCAAATGGCTCCGGAGCTTTTTCGAGGTCTGGAGCTGTTCTACGCCGAAGGGAATACAGTTGACAGCAGGTTCAATGTTGTGGTCGGGCAAAAGCCTACTTGA
- a CDS encoding asparaginase (transcript_id=CADANIAT00009402), with translation MAVLPNNCIFTDRGGITENMHYIHAAVVDASGTLLYFVGNPSRVTLARSTAKPAQALAILETGALDQYGLDDGDVAPMCASHSSEHVHVARATDMLRKIDAREQDLQCGGHASLSETVNAGWIKASLVPSAIHSNCSGKHAGMIGGAKALTTRSDGYHLPGHPMQVRVQQVFSELSGLDAQDIEWGIDGCNLPAPALPLMNLARVYCGLAASADEAAVSSAAPAPRSQHLSRIFGAMAQNPRLVAGQGRFCTVLMEAYKGVLVGKLGADGCYGVSVRVSDQTIALGAEGAIGIAVKVEDGNIGILYSAVVEILQQLGIGTTATWEVLEGFHRPRLINTAGMVTGSLHFSFRVQRAS, from the coding sequence ATGGCAGTCTTGCCAAACAACTGCATTTTCACGGATCGAGGTGGCATTACGGAAAACATGCACTATATCCACGCTGCTGTCGTCGATGCCAGCGGGACTCTGCTCTACTTTGTTGGTAATCCCTCACGGGTTACACTAGCAAGATCTACTGCAAAACCGGCACAAGCGCTGGCCATTCTGGAAACGGGCGCGCTAGACCAGTATGGCCTTGACGATGGCGACGTTGCCCCGATGTGTGCCTCTCACAGCAGCGAGCATGTACATGTCGCGCGGGCGACAGACATGCTGCGCAAAATCGATGCCCGCGAGCAAGACCTGCAATGCGGGGGCCACGCATCTCTCTCGGAAACGGTCAATGCGGGCTGGATCAAAGCCAGCCTGGTACCCTCCGCTATACACAGCAACTGCTCTGGCAAGCACGCCGGAATGATCGGTGGCGCTAAGGCCCTGACCACGCGGAGCGACGGGTACCATCTCCCCGGACATCCGATGCAGGTCAGGGTTCAGCAGGTCTTCTCCGAGCTCTCAGGCCTAGACGCGCAAGATATCGAATGGGGCATTGACGGGTGCAATTTGCCTGCTCCGGCGCTCCCGCTAATGAATCTTGCGCGCGTCTACTGCGGTCTCGCAGCGTCCGCTGACGAGGCCGCCGTGTCCAGCGCGGCTCCAGCACCAAGGAGCCAACACTTGTCCCGCATCTTCGGCGCAATGGCTCAGAACCCGCGGCTGGTTGCCGGTCAAGGCCGGTTCTGCACAGTTCTTATGGAGGCATACAAGGGCGTTCTCGTCGGTAAGCTCGGAGCAGATGGGTGCTACGGCGTTTCTGTGCGGGTGTCAGACCAAACAATTGCGCTTGGAGCGGAGGGCGCGATTGGCATCGCAGTGAAGGTGGAGGACGGTAATATTGGGATACTATAttcggcggtggtggagatATTGCAGCAGCTTGGTATTGGGACGACGGCAACCTGGGAGGTTCTGGAAGGGTTTCATCGCCCAAGGCTCATCAACACAGCCGGTATGGTGACCGGGTCGCTTCATTTTTCATTCAGGGTGCAGAGAGCGTCTTGA
- a CDS encoding uncharacterized protein (transcript_id=CADANIAT00009401): protein MDPISATGLAYPIAKDLYRYAKRLKRAYHEIQHAKESLKKVIEKIEIVAETYMFFKDTMDDAKKIKDMAQTFKLRRNLIRKVKSEAKQIIAELKALTNIFSPLLQNSSRDSVQKWITQFQWYRKEKSAVVPLLMDMRILQGSMDLVATLVTLQMLKNSYQNAESGRDSIHMQIKHLRRLTEIGLKKLQEDEKAQKEILKKRLTTAKQDDMALNLALQIIRILEKEIPGLYRNQPPDSQPTPVPATPSSSSAPPQITPRTSPSLGSRPDVKGQVSPPLSHQTVWVIDESEQEEGMEDAPPEQGPYVRMPPFGPPEAGPRPRRGRKSLDRPTPSSSGDDQLEKNRARNHQNDYSRHRNRELYSGHKLRAGSRISVYGSEGEVTPTHLMGSAALPQGWQRRKEES, encoded by the exons ATGGACCCTATTTCTGCGACAGGACTCGCATACCCGATCGCAAAAGATCTCTACCGCTATGCGAAGCGCCTGAAACGTGCATACCACGAGATCCAACATGCAAAAGAGAGTCTCAAGAAAGTGATCGAAAAAATAGAGATTGTAGCTGAAACTTATATGTTCTTCAAAGATACCATGGACGACGCGAAAAAGATAAAAGATATGGCTCAAACGTTCAAATTGCGCAGGAACCTCATTCGAAAGGTCAAGTCAGAAGCAAAACAGATCATCGCGGAACTTAAAGCACTCACAAATATTTTTTCGCCCTTGCTACAAAATAGCTCTAGGGATTCAGTCCAGAAGTGGATTACACAATTTCAGTGGTataggaaagagaagagcgCTGTAGTACCTCTTCTCATGGACATGCGGATCCTTCAAGGCTCTATGGATCTGGTTGCAACTCTGGTGACCCTGCAAATGCTGAAAAATAGCTATCAAAATGCTGAAAGTGGACGAGACTCAATCCATATGCAAAT AAAACACCTCAGAAGACTAACAGAGAtcgggttgaagaagctccagGAGGATGAAAAGGCTCAGAAAGAGATTCTCAAGAAAAGATTAACGACGGCAAAGCAGGATGACATGGCACTCAATCTTGCCCTGCAGATTATCCGGATTCTAGAGAAGGAAATACCTGGACTGTACCGCAACCAGCCCCCTGATAGTCAACCAACGCCAGTTCCTGCAACACCATCGAGCTCATCAGCGCCGCCTCAAATTACACCTCGTACTTCGCCCTCTCTGGGTTCTCGCCCAGATGTAAAAGGCCAGGTATCACCGCCGCTGTCGCATCAAACGGTTTGGGTCATTGATGAAagcgagcaagaagaaggaatggaaGATGCGCCTCCAGAACAGGGGCCATATGTTCGAATGCCGCCGTTTGGTCCACCAGAGGCTGGCCCACGCCCGCGACGAGGCCGAAAGTCTCTGGATCGTCCTACTCCATCTAGCAGCGGAGATGACCAGCTAGAAAAGAATAGAGCGCGGAATCATCAAAACGATTATTCAAGACACAGGAATAGAGAATTATACTCAGGGCACAAATTACGAGCCGGTAGCCGGATCTCTGTGTATGGGAGCGAGGGCGAGGTCACCCCCACTCATTTGATGGGGTCCGCTGCGCTCCCACAGGGCTGGCAAAGACGCAAGGAAGAATCGTAG
- a CDS encoding uncharacterized protein (transcript_id=CADANIAT00009400), producing MAKKKDKRKRPSEPEAINEEPMPTESIAEFIAEPEPPEAEPVEAQLSELPGIEYNQPASSPYEYPIAIVKIGRKSYGIPAYYIRCIPQIKCEFEWHPLGSVSLTDVDEDIGHTFVHFLYTGQYETLYSNCDRVREYRRSVFAYQAARKYGLPVLEALAKRYIEHFSEFTPLENILGTAVDVFTKLPHDEVWFQRYLRGYFVQSYRENMHFFHRDEFTKSTGMCPPLDRIILQLTVDILSSRIAELESTIEQANELKPETEFESLPEPAPEPETDIAAKSAPEPESSAPTRASDYDAESSANYVEPADLGYSEEAASFPVPEEPGKPETCDLPECTAESSVEVDPPAATFSPAQPHLETYGNGDVSPGARSPVELGPVAENAQGKYPSQEYPVPEPVPSDTSDGLYGSTSKMKKKKGKNKKKNRPMVPPPPVPIIWS from the exons AtggcaaagaagaaggacaagagaaAGCGTCCGTCAGAGCCGGAGGCGATCAATGAAGAGCCCATGCCAACGGAGTCCATTGCTGAGTTCATTGCTGAGCCCGAACCGCCAGAGGCTGAACCAGTAGAGGCCCAACTGTCAGAGCTGCCTGGTATTGAGTACAACCAGCCCGCATCATC CCCCTATGAATACCCCATCGCAATCGTCAAAATTGGGAGAAAGAGCTACGGAATACCTGCCTACTACATCCGATGTATACCCCAGATAAAGTGCGAATTCGAATGGCACCCACTAGGCAGCGTCTCACTCACCGACGTTGACGAGGATATTGGTCACACATTTGTTCACTTTCTTTACACCGGACAGTACGAGACACTCTATTCGAACTGCGACCGTGTCAGGGAATATAGGAGAAGTGTGTTCGCATACCAGGCAGCTAGGAAATACGGGCTGCCTGTGCTAGAGGCACTCGCCAAAAGATATATTGAACATTTCAGTGAATTTACGCCGCTTGAGAACATACTTGGTACGGCCGTGGACGTGTTTACGAAGCTGCCCCACGACGAGGTATGGTTCCAAAGATATCTCAGGGGGTACTTTGTTCAGTCCTACAGAGAGAACATGCACTTTTTTCACCGAGACGAGTTCACCAAATCAACAGGAATGTGTCCTCCTCTTGACAGGATTATTCTGCAACTAACTGTTGATATCCTGTCCTCTCGTATCGCGGAGCTGGAAAGTACCATTGAGCAGGCCAACGAACTCAAGCCCGAGACTGAATTTGAGTCACTACCTGAACCTGCACCGGAGCCCGAGACTGATATAGCAGCTAAATCGGCGCCCGAGCCTGAGTCGAGCGCACCAACGAGAGCCAGCGATTATGACGCAGAGTCCTCTGCGAATTATGTGGAGCCTGCCGACCTGGGATACTCAGAAGAAGCGGCCTCATTTCCCGTGCCTGAAGAGCCCGGCAAGCCTGAAACATGCGATTTGCCAGAATGCACAGCAGAGAGCTCAGTCGAAGTTGATCCGCCGGCTGCGACATTTTCCCCTGCGCAGCCGCATCTCGAGACATATGGTAACGGTGACGTTTCACCTGGGGCCCGGTCTCCTGTGGAACTAGGCCCTGTCGCAGAAAACGCCCAAGGAAAATACCCCTCCCAGGAGTACCCTGTCCCAGAGCCCGTGCCCTCTGACACTAGTGATGGCTTGTACGGCAGCACCTCGaagatgaaaaagaaaaagggaaagaataAGAAAAAGAACCGTCCTATGGTTCCGCCTCCCCCTGTCCCTATAATTTGGAGCTAA
- a CDS encoding aldehyde dehydrogenase family protein (transcript_id=CADANIAT00009399) → MGLELRSMVLVSLARIYQTGFKVRRPLLAVATTNFQNIINGEKTSTTERRHGINPATGEPNPDVPVAIKEDVDRAVVAAQEAFKTWIDVPFDERRKALLAYADAIEEYVADFAKLLVQEQGKPLQFAANEVAQSAQVIRSAADVAEGLTDEIIEDSAEKKIVVRHIPIGVGAGIIPWNFPHLLTVVKLAPALITGNVIIIKPSPFTPYCGLKLVELAQRFFPPGVVQALSGDDRLGPWLTAHPGIGKISFTGSSATGKKVMESASRTLKRVTLELGGKDAAIVCGDVDVQSVAPRVISKGFFNSGQICLAVKRIYVHESIYNEFRDAAVAYAKTIEVGPGTQEGVFMGPLQNSMQYEKVKGFFADLTKEQLSLTHPDGKAFDNKAGYFIKPTIIDRPAEDSHIATEEQFGPIMPLFSWSDESDVIARANNTQMGLGASVWSRDLEQAARIAAKLQAGSVWVNTHFEADLRAPFGGHKESGIGTENGLQGLRQWCNLQTLYLKN, encoded by the exons ATGGGCCTGGAATTGAGGAGTATGGTTCTTGTGAGTCTGGCGAG GATTTATCAGACGGGCTTCAAGGTTCGACGCCCATTATTGGCCGTGGCGACAACT AACTTTCAAAACATCATCAATGGAGAAAAAACCTCGACTACCGAAAGACGCCACGGCATAAATCCTGCAACAGGGGAGCCAAACCCTGACGTCCCCGTCGCAATCAAGGAGGATGTCGACAGGGCTGTTGTGGCCGCACAGGAGGCCTTCAAAACCTGGATTGATGTTCCTTTTGATGAGCGCCGGAAGGCCCTGTTGGCCTATGCTGATGCAATTGAGGAGTATGTAGCAGACTTTGCAAAGCTTCTTGTTCAGGAGCAGGGGAAGCCT CTCCAATTCGCCGCCAACGAAGTCGCCCAGTCAGCCCAGGTCATCCGCTCCGCGGCCGACGTTGCTGAAGGCCTCACGGACGAAATCATTGAAGACagtgcggagaagaagatcgtcgTGCGACATATCCCAATCGGTGTCGGCGCGGGAATCATTCCCTGGAACTTCCCTCACTTACTCACCGTTGTCAAGCTGGCGCCCGCTCTGATCACTGGGAATgtgatcatcatcaagccatCGCCATTCACACCATATTGTGGGCTCAAGCTCGTTGAGCTGGCGCAGCGGTTCTTCCCGCCCGGTGTGGTGCAGGCTCTGAGTGGTGATGACCGCTTGGGGCCGTGGTTGACGGCGCATCCTGGGATTGGGAAAATAAGCTTTACAGGCTCGTCGGCGACTGgcaagaaggtcatggagAGTGCCAGTAGGACTTTGAAGAGAGTCACCCTGGAATT GGGAGGAAAGGACGCTGCCATCGTGTGCGGAGACGTTGACGTTCAAAGTGTCGCACCCCGG GTCATCTCGAAAGGGTTCTTCAACTCTGGCCAGATCTGCCTGGCTGTAAAGCGAATCTACGTCCATGAATCCATCTACAATGAGTTCCGCGACGCTGCAGTCGCGTACGCCAAAACTATCGAGGTCGGCCCTGGCACTCAAGAAGGCGTCTTCATGGGTCCACTGCAAAACAGCATGCAGTATGAAAAGGTCAAGGGATTCTTTGCCGACCTCACAAAGGAACAGCTCAGCCTTACCCACCCGGACGGCAAGGCTTTTGACAACAAGGCTGGCTACTTTATCAAGCCCACTATCATTGACAGACCAGCTGAGGACAGTCACATTGCTACGGAGGAGCAATTCGGCCCTATTATGCCTCTGTTCTCCTGGAGTGATGAGAGTGATGTCATTGCCCGCGCAAACAATACACAAATGGGTCTTGGGGCATCGGTCTGGTCGAGGGACCTAGAACAAGCGGCGAGAATTGCAGCAAAGCTGCAGGCTGGGAGTGTTTGGGTCAACACTCATTTTGAAGCTGACCTCAGGGCGCCGTTCGGTGGACATAAAGAGAGCGGCATTGGGACGGAGAATGGCTTGCAGGGTTTGAGGCAGTGGTGTAACTTGCAGACTTTGTATCTTAAGAACTGA
- a CDS encoding IQ calmodulin-binding motif protein (transcript_id=CADANIAT00009405), with the protein MTDTNRGHPEAENDVTASQVAAVCLIQRVYRGYRTRRELQGRHLTATNRWIDVRPRIGRGFDSKLTAQIVAETQSQARHRSAASTAGSPAAQAHRNWSHAVHVAKLARGDSHARQRETSLQPTKPAPATISKAMDLQYFLEMMDPSHRHGSNLRKYHEYWKAMDTHENFFYWLDYGGGKGVELPECPRDKLSREKVRYLSREERLNYLVKVDQRGRFRWARNNELVWTNNSLYEDGADGISPIRAVSPPGKGSSDARSRLKLRHRSAPESLLDKETQVSDTESDPAHGLSSRRRQIINSIKDKLFGKDDWWIFVADPSYRLYIGIKQRGSFQHSSFLRGGRIAAAGLIKIRGGKLRDLAPLSRDGRICRH; encoded by the exons ATGACCGACACCAACCGCGGACACCCAGAAGCCGAGAATGACGTCACCGCATCCCAGGTCGCTGCCGTTTGCTTGATCCAG CGTGTATATCGGGGATACCGCACGCGGAGAGAGCTTCAGGGACGACACTTGACCGCGACAAATCGCTGGATCGATGTAAGGCCTCGCATTGGACGTGGTTTCGACAGTAAGCTGACCGCGCAGATCGTCGCGGAGACGCAATCGCAGGCCCGCCATCGCTCAGCTGCATCCACAGCAGGCTCACCGGCCGCCCAAGCCCATCGTAACTGGAGCCATGCCGTCCATGTGGCTAAGCTGGCTCGCGGTGATAGTCACGCTCGGCAGCGCGAGACATCCCTTCAACCCACCAAACCGGCTCCGGCAACGATAAGCAAGGCCATGGATCTACAGTACTTCCTCGAGATGATGGATCCAAGTCATCGTCACGGGAGCAACCTGCGAAAGTATCACGAGTACTGGAAAGCCATGGATACCCACGAGAACTTTTTCTACTGGCTAGACTACGGCGGTGGGAAAGGTGTCGAGCTTCCTGAATGCCCCAGGGATAAGTTATCGCGTGAGAAAGTCCGGTACCTCTCTCGCGAGGAGAGACTGAACTATCTGGTGAAGGTTGATCAGAGGGGCAGATTCCGCTGGGCCAGGAACAACGAGTTAGTATGGACTAACAATAGTCTGTACGAGGACGGTGCAGACGGCATCTCGCCTATTCGCGCTGTGAGTCCTCCGGGAAAGGGTAGTTCGGATGCCAGGTCAAGGCTGAAATTACGCCACCGATCGGCACCAGAGTCCTTGCTGGACAAGGAGACGCAAGTTTCAGATACCGAATCTGATCCTGCTCACGGCCTCTCGAGTCGCAGGCGGCAGATTATCAACAGTATCAAAGATAAACTCTTTGGCAAGGACGACTGGTGGATCTTC GTTGCCGACCCTTCTTATCGCTTATATATCGGTATCAAACAGCGAGGTTCTTTCCAGCACTCGTCGTTTCTCCGCGGGGGCCGgatagctgctgctgggctgatCAAGATCCGGGGGGGAAAACTGCGAGATCTGGCTCCGCTGAG CCGGGATGGAAGGATATGTCGGCACTAA
- a CDS encoding LLM class flavin-dependent oxidoreductase (transcript_id=CADANIAT00009406): MPTEFISLTFPTPSTEIDPIPNAAIDPAFLERYARNLDDYSYNYTLVPYDSSYFDPWTVGATIASHTKNLKIIIAVRPNTLYPTVAAKALATLDQLSSGRAVVHFIAGGSDAEQAREGDFLTKDQRYGRLEDYIKILRRAWESADPFDWESPYYTFKDFSNRVRPVNGTIPVSVGGSSDEAYRIGGSLADIFGLWGEPLKETKEQIDRIYAEAEKADRTDRPRIWVTFRPIVAETDELAWAKAHRTLDALQKNRAAGLGKAPANAPPPQNVGSQRLLEIASRGEVHDRALWYPTVTATNARGASTALVGSWETVSESILDYVELGAELISIRGYDNLNDAIDYGRYILPRVREELKKRGKQ; encoded by the coding sequence ATGCCTACCGAGTTCATCAGCCTCACCTTTCCTACCCCGTCTACGGAGATCGACCCGATCCCCAATGCCGCCATTGACCCGGCATTCCTGGAGCGCTATGCTCGCAATCTAGATGATTACTCTTACAACTATACCCTTGTCCCTTATGATTCCTCTTATTTCGATCCTTGGACTGTCGGCGCGACCATCGCCTCACACACGAAAAACCTCAAAATCATCATCGCGGTGCGGCCCAACACCCTTTATCCGACTGTGGCCGCCAAAGCCCTAGCGACTCTGGATCAGCTTAGCTCCGGCCGTGCCGTTGTCCATTTTATCGCCGGTGGCAGTGATGCCGAACAGGCCAGGGAGGGCGACTTCCTCACCAAAGACCAGCGCTATGGCCGACTGGAGGATTATATCAAAATCCTACGCCGGGCCTGGGAGTCTGCCGACCCATTCGACTGGGAGAGCCCCTACTACACATTTAAGGATTTCAGCAACCGGGTTCGTCCGGTGAACGGCACCATTCCTGTCTCAGTCGGTGGATCATCTGACGAAGCCTATCGCATTGGTGGCTCACTCGCGGACATCTTCGGTCTTTGGGGAGAGCCCCTGAAGGAGACTAAGGAGCAAATCGACCGCATCTAtgctgaagcggagaaagCAGACCGTACTGACCGGCCGCGCATCTGGGTGACCTTCCGTCCTATAGTGGCCGAGACGGACGAGCTGGCCTGGGCCAAGGCACACCGCACCCTTGATGCCCTACAGAAAAACCGTGCCGCTGGTCTTGGTAAGGCGCCTGCTAATgcacctcctcctcagaaCGTCGGCTCGCAGCGTCTGCTCGAAATCGCCTCGCGGGGTGAGGTGCACGACCGCGCGTTATGGTACCCGACTGTGACGGCGACAAACGCACGTGGTGCGTCAACAGCTCTTGTTGGTTCATGGGAAACTGTTTCAGAGTCTATCTTGGATTATGTGGAGCTTGGTGCAGAGCTGATCTCCATCCGAGGATACGATAACCTCAACGACGCAATTGACTATGGGCGCTACATCTTGCCGCGCGTACGAGAGGaactgaagaagagggggAAGCAATGA
- a CDS encoding protein gprE (transcript_id=CADANIAT00009398) — MAALIRTLYFLYSRSDNERGAEPQMHLHPREVDYPPGAPPPPPPYDTVTGGTKAGFIALGVCGLVSLLATSTLFLFLTYRFLFSSRHYAWPLWRNQYVVLIYNLLLVDMQQATAFMLCLHWAVTERIWYPSAACVLQGWWIQTADPGSGLFVIAIAIHTGAVVLRGRQLPYRTFVGCVVGLWVFILVLGFIPVGLYKENTFVISEAGWCWLSPVHEHERLWGHYIWIFLSEFGTIILYSTLTIYLRRRMKQAARKIQTHNYNRSPRESQALKRLNRVVIYMLVYPLSYVVLSLPLAAGRMSTARHVIPSREYFAVAGSLMALSGAFDTVVYTLTRRQLLLHTEGGSGGVLTGTGPGQGGRIYAYSQDHTFQTHISTKGRDSSEQGGNGNGGQSNRGRNLERGKTRWIGCAGRKSLRRGRLTLTDPARDGREGSMEQIVRSGNDRDSNRDRNMEMKEMDSEVSGGVSGVYQETTFEITHEEVDGDYQRSYQYRQ; from the exons ATGGCCGCCCTGATTCGGACGCTCTACTTTCTTTACAGTCGTTCTGACAATGAACGGGGAGCAGAGCCGCAGATGCATCTCCACCCCCGCGAGGTCGACTACCCGCCAGGcgcaccaccaccaccaccgccataTGATACCGTAACCGGCGGTACCAAAGCGGGATTTATTGCGCTGGGCGTCTGCGGCCTCGTTTCGCTCCTGGCAACATCAacgctcttcctcttcctcacgTATCGCTTCCTGTTCAGTTCTCGGCACTACGCATGGCCATTATGGCGCAACCAATACGTCGTGCTCATCTACAACCTCCTGCTTGTCGACATGCAGCAAGCGACGGCGTTTATGTTATGTTTGCACTGGGCGGTTACAGAACGGATCTGGTACCCGAGTGCGGCGTGCGTGTTGCAGGGATGGTGGATTCAAACGGCTGACCCGGGCAGCGGGCTGTTCGTTATTGCTATTGCGATACATACGGGCGCAGTGGTGCTGAGGGGACGACAGTTACCGTACCGGACGTTTGTAGGGTGTGTTGTTGGGCTGTGGGTGTTTATTCTCGTGCTTGGGTTCATCCCGGTCGGGCTGTATAAGGAAAATACGTTTGTCATTTCAGAGGCTGGCTGG TGCTGGCTAAGTCCCGTGCACGAGCATGAACGTCTCTGGGGCCACTAcatctggatcttcctctccGAGTTCGGCACGATCATTCTCTATAGCACATTAACCATCTACCTACGCCGCCGCATGAAGCAGGCGGCTAGAAAGATCCAAACGCATAATTACAACCGGTCGCCGCGTGAATCGCAGGCGTTGAAACGCCTCAACCGCGTCGTCATTTACATGCTCGTCTACCCGCTGTCGTATGTGGTTCTGTCGCTGCCACTCGCTGCGGGCCGCATGTCTACTGCAAGGCATGTTATTCCTAGTCGCGAGTATTTTGCTGTCGCGGGAAGTCTGATGGCCTTGAGTGGGGCATTCGATACAGTCGTTTATACATTGACAAGGAGACAATTGCTGTTGCACACGGAGGGAGGGAGTGGCGGGGTGTTGACAGGGACAGGCCCTGGGCAAGGGGGGAGGATCTATGCGTATAGTCAAGACCATACGTTTCAGACGCATATCAGTACGAAGGGGAGGGATTCCTCGGAGCAGGGCGGGAACGGAAATGGCGGGCAGAGTAATCGGGGGCGAAAtctggagaggggaaagaCGAGATGGATTGGATGCGCTGGACGGAAGTCTCTGCGAAGGGGAAGGCTGACTTTGACCGACCCGGCGAGAGATGGGAGGGAAGGTTCGATGGAGCAGATTGTGAGGAGTGGGAATGACAGGGATTCTAACAGGGATAGGAATATGGAAATGAAGGAAATGGATAGTGAAGTCTCGGGCGGTGTTAGCGGGGTGTATCAAGAGACGACGTTTGAGATCACGcatgaggaggttgatggcGACTACCAGCGGAGTTATCAGTACCGTCAATGA